One genomic region from Streptomyces sp. Li-HN-5-11 encodes:
- a CDS encoding ABC transporter permease — MTVTTPNPASATDTPKAGGTRLVDRVFKMRELAILAVFLVMIAVTQAGNSEFLSQQGIKDLLLNATILVLVATGQSLVVITRNVDLSVGSTLGISAFAAGTYLHGGGNSVVVVVLAVLLGVGFGLLNGLLVSLGQVPALVVTLGTLYIIRGIDSIWVGSRQITAADLPGGFVDFGSGGIWAVPYLALIALAVLVATAYYLKHFGSGRELYALGSNPEAARLAGIPVRKRILAAYTFCGGLAGLAGAMYLARFGNVDSGTGTGYELTVVSAVVVGGVVFTGGSGSVYGAALGALLLTSINSVLPALGVSSVWVLAINGILLLLAIAVDRIVALRVASALKKRNARHG, encoded by the coding sequence GTGACCGTGACGACCCCCAACCCCGCCTCCGCCACCGACACGCCCAAGGCCGGCGGCACCCGGCTGGTCGACCGCGTGTTCAAGATGCGCGAACTCGCCATCCTGGCCGTCTTCCTGGTGATGATCGCCGTCACCCAGGCCGGCAACAGCGAGTTCCTCTCCCAGCAGGGCATCAAGGACCTGCTGCTGAACGCGACCATCCTGGTGCTGGTCGCCACCGGCCAGTCGCTGGTCGTCATCACCCGCAACGTCGACCTGTCGGTCGGCTCCACGCTCGGCATCAGCGCCTTCGCCGCCGGCACCTATCTGCACGGCGGCGGGAACTCCGTGGTGGTGGTCGTCCTCGCGGTGCTGCTCGGCGTCGGCTTCGGCCTGCTGAACGGTCTGCTGGTCAGCCTCGGCCAGGTGCCCGCCCTGGTCGTCACCCTCGGCACGCTCTACATCATCCGCGGCATCGACTCCATCTGGGTCGGCTCACGCCAGATCACGGCGGCCGACCTGCCCGGCGGATTCGTCGACTTCGGCTCCGGCGGCATCTGGGCCGTGCCGTACCTGGCACTGATCGCGCTCGCCGTACTGGTCGCGACCGCGTACTACCTCAAGCACTTCGGCAGCGGACGCGAGCTGTACGCGCTCGGCTCCAACCCGGAGGCCGCCCGGCTGGCCGGCATCCCGGTGCGCAAGCGGATCCTGGCCGCCTACACCTTCTGCGGCGGCCTCGCCGGCCTCGCCGGTGCCATGTACCTGGCCCGGTTCGGCAACGTCGACTCGGGCACCGGAACCGGATACGAACTCACCGTCGTCAGCGCGGTCGTGGTCGGCGGCGTGGTCTTCACCGGCGGCTCCGGCAGCGTCTACGGCGCGGCCCTCGGCGCCCTGCTGCTGACCTCCATCAACAGCGTGCTGCCCGCCCTCGGGGTCAGCTCCGTCTGGGTGCTCGCGATCAACGGCATCCTGCTCCTGCTCGCCATCGCGGTCGACCGGATCGTCGCGCTGCGCGTGGCCTCGGCCCTGAAGAAGAGGAACGCCCGCCATGGCTGA
- a CDS encoding lactate utilization protein C, with translation MSSRDRILGRVRRALADVPADGTPYEQAVERGYLQEHGERTVEETVDLLAGNLADYRAVVHRSDAEGLPGLIARLLGERGVERVLVPPGLPPAWLSAADATRVDDRAVSTHDELDRVDSVVTGCAVAIAETGTIVLDGSPDQGRRRITLIPDHHICVVRVPDQVVASVPQALGRLDPVRPLTWISGPSATSDIELDRVEGVHGPRTLEVVLVSGE, from the coding sequence GTGAGCAGCAGGGACCGGATCCTGGGCCGGGTACGGCGCGCGCTGGCGGACGTACCGGCGGACGGGACACCGTACGAGCAGGCCGTGGAGCGCGGCTATCTGCAGGAGCACGGCGAGCGGACCGTCGAGGAGACGGTGGATCTGCTGGCCGGGAACCTGGCGGACTACCGGGCGGTCGTGCACCGCAGCGACGCCGAGGGGCTGCCCGGGCTGATCGCCCGGCTGCTCGGCGAGCGCGGGGTCGAGCGCGTGCTCGTCCCCCCGGGACTCCCGCCCGCATGGCTGTCGGCCGCCGACGCCACTCGGGTTGACGACCGTGCCGTGAGCACGCACGACGAGCTGGACCGTGTCGACAGCGTGGTGACCGGGTGCGCGGTCGCGATCGCCGAGACGGGCACGATCGTCCTGGACGGCTCCCCCGACCAGGGCCGCCGCCGCATCACGCTCATCCCCGACCACCACATCTGCGTCGTGCGCGTCCCGGACCAGGTCGTCGCCTCCGTGCCGCAGGCGCTCGGGCGCCTGGACCCGGTACGCCCGCTGACCTGGATCTCCGGGCCCTCCGCGACCAGTGACATCGAGCTGGACCGGGTGGAGGGGGTGCACGGGCCGCGCACCCTGGAGGTGGTGCTGGTGAGCGGGGAGTGA
- a CDS encoding lactate utilization protein B: MTGTFVGMPAFPEAAREAVRDRTLRGNLRHATHTIRAKRAGAVAELSDWAALREAGRRIKDHTLRHLDRYLVQLEEAVTAAGGTVHWAADAAEANRIVAGLVKATGESEVVKVKSMATQEIGLNEALLEEGVHAYETDLAELIVQLGKDRPSHILVPAIHRNRGEIRDIFRSEMKEWGRPAPEALTDSPAELAEAARLHLREKFLRAKVGVSGANFMVAETGTLVVVESEGNGRMCLTLPETLISVVGIEKIVPTWRDLEVFLQTLPRSSTAERMNPYTSMWTGTADEDGPSTFHLVLLDNGRTDTLADEVGRQALRCIRCSACLNVCPVYERAGGHAYGSVYPGPIGAILSPQLRGTGSEIDASLPYASSLCGACYEVCPVAIDIPEVLVHLRERIAQGGPVTRNGNKVVLKPAKGHAAERAAMRAARWAFSRPGALRGGQRLASRTRRFHPRSLPGPGRAWSGTRDLPPVPAEPFRDWWQRTHGGKDAGK, encoded by the coding sequence ATGACCGGAACGTTCGTGGGAATGCCGGCCTTTCCCGAGGCGGCGCGCGAGGCCGTACGCGACAGGACACTGCGCGGCAATCTGCGTCATGCCACGCACACCATCCGCGCCAAGCGGGCGGGGGCGGTGGCGGAACTGTCCGACTGGGCCGCGCTGCGCGAGGCCGGCCGGCGGATCAAGGACCACACGCTCCGGCACCTCGACCGGTATCTGGTGCAGCTGGAGGAGGCGGTCACGGCGGCCGGCGGCACCGTCCACTGGGCTGCCGACGCGGCCGAGGCCAACCGGATCGTGGCCGGCCTGGTCAAGGCCACCGGGGAGAGCGAAGTCGTCAAGGTCAAGTCGATGGCCACCCAGGAGATCGGCCTCAACGAGGCCCTTCTGGAAGAGGGCGTCCACGCCTACGAGACCGACCTGGCCGAGCTGATCGTGCAGTTGGGCAAGGACCGGCCCTCGCACATCCTGGTCCCCGCCATCCACCGCAACCGCGGCGAGATCCGCGACATCTTCCGCTCCGAGATGAAGGAGTGGGGCCGCCCCGCCCCCGAGGCCCTCACCGACTCGCCCGCCGAGCTCGCCGAGGCGGCCCGGCTGCATCTGCGGGAGAAGTTCCTGCGCGCGAAGGTCGGTGTCTCCGGCGCCAACTTCATGGTCGCCGAGACCGGCACGCTGGTCGTCGTGGAGTCCGAGGGCAACGGGCGGATGTGCCTGACCCTGCCCGAGACGCTGATCTCGGTCGTCGGCATCGAGAAGATCGTGCCCACCTGGCGGGACCTGGAGGTGTTCCTCCAGACGCTGCCCCGTTCCTCGACGGCCGAGCGGATGAACCCGTACACGTCCATGTGGACCGGCACCGCCGACGAGGACGGGCCGAGCACGTTCCATCTCGTCCTGCTCGACAACGGGCGCACCGACACGCTCGCCGACGAGGTCGGCCGCCAGGCCCTGCGCTGCATCCGCTGCTCGGCGTGTCTCAACGTGTGCCCGGTGTACGAGCGGGCGGGCGGACACGCATACGGCTCGGTGTACCCGGGCCCGATCGGCGCGATCCTGAGCCCTCAGCTGCGGGGCACGGGAAGCGAGATCGACGCCTCGCTGCCGTACGCGTCGTCGCTGTGCGGCGCCTGCTACGAGGTGTGCCCGGTCGCCATCGACATCCCCGAGGTGCTGGTGCACCTGCGGGAACGGATCGCGCAGGGCGGCCCGGTGACGCGGAACGGCAACAAGGTGGTGCTGAAGCCGGCCAAGGGCCACGCGGCGGAGCGGGCGGCGATGCGTGCGGCCCGCTGGGCGTTCAGCCGTCCGGGTGCCCTGCGCGGCGGCCAGCGCCTGGCGTCCCGCACCCGCCGCTTCCACCCGCGGAGCCTGCCGGGGCCGGGCAGGGCGTGGAGCGGGACGCGGGACCTGCCGCCGGTGCCCGCGGAACCCTTCCGCGACTGGTGGCAGCGCACGCACGGCGGAAAGGACGCGGGCAAGTGA
- a CDS encoding (Fe-S)-binding protein, which yields MRVALFLTCVNDTLYPDTGRAVVKLLTRLGVDVDFPMAQTCCGQAHYNTGYRHEAEPLARHFSDVFGDYEAIVTPSGSCGAMVRELYPRMGERARAEGRGDFLARVLAPVVPRTYELTEFLVDVLGVTDVGAYYPHKVTYHPTCHGLRGLGLGDRPRRLLQAVKGLELVELPGAEECCGFGGTFAVKNSDVSAAMGADKVRNAESTGAEVLCAADNSCLMHIGGTMNRLRTGMRPVHIAEILASTEEEPAA from the coding sequence ATGCGTGTCGCCCTGTTCCTGACCTGCGTCAACGACACGCTCTATCCGGACACCGGCCGGGCTGTGGTGAAACTGCTGACCAGGCTGGGCGTCGACGTCGACTTCCCGATGGCCCAGACGTGCTGCGGGCAGGCGCACTACAACACCGGATACCGGCACGAGGCTGAGCCGCTCGCGCGGCATTTCTCCGATGTATTCGGAGACTACGAGGCGATCGTGACGCCATCCGGCTCCTGCGGGGCGATGGTCAGGGAGCTGTATCCGCGGATGGGCGAACGGGCGCGGGCAGAGGGGCGCGGGGACTTTCTGGCGCGCGTGCTGGCGCCCGTGGTGCCCAGGACGTACGAGCTGACGGAGTTCCTGGTGGATGTGCTGGGTGTGACGGACGTCGGGGCGTACTACCCGCACAAGGTGACGTACCACCCGACCTGTCACGGGCTGCGGGGCCTGGGTCTCGGGGACCGTCCCCGGCGGCTGCTGCAGGCCGTCAAGGGGCTGGAACTGGTGGAGCTGCCCGGGGCGGAGGAGTGCTGCGGCTTCGGCGGCACCTTCGCCGTGAAGAACTCGGACGTCTCCGCGGCGATGGGCGCCGACAAGGTGCGCAACGCGGAGTCGACCGGCGCGGAGGTGCTGTGCGCGGCCGACAACTCCTGCCTCATGCACATCGGCGGGACCATGAACCGTCTGCGCACGGGCATGCGGCCGGTGCACATCGCGGAGATCCTGGCGAGCACGGAGGAGGAGCCGGCGGCATGA
- the rhaI gene encoding L-rhamnose isomerase, giving the protein MTELAAVKAALKTQAVETPSWAYGNSGTRFKVFAQQGVPRTPQEKLDDAAQVHAVTGVAPTVALHIPWDKVDDYGALAKHAEDRGLKLGAINSNTFQDDDYKLGSICHPDAAVRRKALDHLLECVDIMDATGSRDLKLWFADGTNYPGQDDVRGRQDRLAEGLAEVYERLGEGQRMLLEYKFFEPAFYSTDVPDWGTAYVHCLRLGPKAQVVVDTGHHAPGTNIEFIVATLLREGKLGGFDFNSRFYADDDLMVGAADPFQLFRIMYEVVRGGGFSSEVAFMLDQCHNIEAKIPAIIRSVMNVQEATAKALLVDGDALSAAQRSGDVLEANAVLMDAYNTDVRPLLREVREEMGLDPEPLAAYRRSGWAEKIVAERVGGQQAGWGA; this is encoded by the coding sequence GTGACCGAGCTCGCCGCGGTGAAGGCCGCGCTCAAGACCCAGGCCGTCGAGACGCCGTCATGGGCGTACGGGAACTCGGGGACCCGCTTCAAGGTGTTCGCGCAGCAAGGCGTGCCGCGCACACCGCAGGAGAAGCTGGACGACGCGGCCCAGGTGCACGCGGTCACCGGCGTGGCGCCGACCGTCGCCCTGCACATCCCGTGGGACAAGGTCGACGACTACGGGGCCCTCGCCAAGCACGCCGAGGACCGCGGCCTGAAGCTGGGCGCGATCAACTCCAACACCTTCCAGGACGACGACTACAAGCTCGGCAGCATCTGCCACCCTGACGCGGCGGTGCGGCGCAAGGCCCTTGATCATCTGCTCGAGTGCGTCGACATCATGGACGCGACCGGATCGCGGGACCTGAAATTGTGGTTCGCCGACGGCACGAACTACCCCGGCCAGGACGATGTGCGCGGACGGCAGGACCGGCTCGCGGAGGGACTCGCCGAGGTGTACGAGCGGCTGGGTGAGGGGCAGCGGATGCTGCTGGAGTACAAGTTCTTCGAGCCCGCCTTCTACTCGACGGACGTGCCGGACTGGGGGACGGCGTACGTCCACTGTCTGCGGCTCGGTCCCAAGGCGCAGGTGGTCGTGGACACCGGGCACCACGCGCCGGGGACGAACATCGAGTTCATCGTGGCGACGCTGCTGCGCGAGGGAAAACTCGGCGGGTTCGACTTCAACTCGCGGTTCTACGCGGACGACGACCTGATGGTGGGTGCCGCGGATCCCTTCCAGCTGTTCCGGATCATGTACGAGGTGGTGCGCGGGGGCGGGTTCTCCTCCGAGGTCGCGTTCATGCTCGACCAGTGCCACAACATCGAGGCGAAGATCCCGGCGATCATCCGGTCGGTGATGAACGTGCAGGAGGCCACGGCGAAGGCGCTGCTGGTCGACGGTGACGCGCTGTCCGCCGCTCAGCGCTCGGGGGACGTCCTGGAGGCCAACGCCGTGCTGATGGACGCCTACAACACGGACGTGCGGCCGTTGCTCCGTGAGGTGCGCGAGGAGATGGGGCTCGACCCCGAGCCTCTCGCGGCGTACCGGCGGTCCGGGTGGGCCGAGAAGATCGTGGCCGAGCGAGTCGGCGGACAGCAGGCGGGCTGGGGAGCCTGA
- a CDS encoding bifunctional aldolase/short-chain dehydrogenase has product MSLHPEAAALLDRSHRLGSDPRNTNYAGGNASAKGTATDPVTGADAELMWVKGSGGDLGTLTEAGLAVLRLDRLRALAGVYPGVDREDEMVAAFDYCLHGKGGAAPSIDTAMHGLVDAPHVDHLHPDSGIALACAADGEELTAECFGDTVVWVPWRRPGFQLGLDIAAIKEANPQAVGCVLGGHGITAWGATSEECEKNSLHIIRTAEAFLAERGKPEPFGPVIAGYEALPEAERRERAAALAPHVRAIASQDKAQVGHYNDSEAVLGFLARAEHPRLAALGTSCPDHFLRTKVRPLVLDLPPTAPLEEAIARLKELHAAYREEYAAYYERHALPDSPAMRGADPAIVLVPGVGMFSFGKDKQTARVAGEFYVNAINVMRGAEAVSTYAPIEESEKFRIEYWALEEAKLRRMPKPKPLATRVALVTGAGSGIGRAIARRLAAEGACVVVADLDAENAGAVAEELGGPDKAVAVTVDVTSEEQIAEAFKAAVLAFGGVDLVVNNAGISISKPLLETSAKDWDLQHDIMARGSFLVSREAARMMIAQGLGGDIVYIASKNAVFAGPNNIAYSATKADQAHQVRLLAAELGEHGIRVNGVNPDGVVRGSGIFAGGWGAQRAAVYGVPEEKLGEFYAQRTLLKREVLPEHVANAVFALTGGELTHTTGLHVPVDAGVAAAFLR; this is encoded by the coding sequence ATGTCACTCCACCCCGAAGCCGCCGCCCTCCTCGACCGGTCGCACCGGCTCGGATCCGACCCCCGCAACACCAACTACGCCGGCGGCAACGCGTCCGCCAAGGGCACCGCCACCGACCCGGTGACCGGTGCGGACGCCGAGCTGATGTGGGTGAAGGGATCGGGCGGCGACCTGGGCACGCTCACCGAGGCGGGCCTCGCCGTCCTCCGCCTCGACCGGCTGCGGGCGCTCGCCGGGGTCTACCCCGGCGTGGACCGCGAGGACGAGATGGTCGCCGCGTTCGACTACTGCCTGCACGGCAAGGGCGGTGCGGCTCCCTCCATCGACACGGCGATGCACGGGCTGGTCGACGCGCCGCACGTGGACCATCTGCACCCCGACTCCGGTATCGCGCTCGCCTGCGCCGCCGACGGGGAGGAGCTGACCGCCGAGTGCTTCGGCGACACCGTGGTGTGGGTGCCGTGGCGGCGGCCCGGATTCCAGCTGGGTCTTGACATCGCCGCGATCAAGGAGGCCAACCCGCAGGCCGTCGGGTGCGTGCTCGGCGGGCACGGGATCACGGCGTGGGGCGCCACCTCCGAGGAGTGCGAGAAGAACAGCCTGCACATCATCCGCACCGCCGAGGCCTTCCTCGCCGAGCGCGGGAAGCCCGAGCCGTTCGGGCCGGTGATCGCGGGATACGAGGCGCTGCCCGAGGCCGAGCGTCGGGAGCGGGCCGCGGCGCTGGCGCCGCACGTGCGGGCGATCGCCTCCCAGGACAAGGCACAGGTCGGGCACTACAACGACTCCGAGGCCGTCCTCGGCTTCCTCGCCCGCGCCGAGCATCCGCGGCTCGCCGCGCTCGGCACCTCCTGCCCCGACCACTTCCTGCGCACCAAGGTGCGCCCTCTGGTGCTCGACCTGCCGCCGACCGCGCCGCTGGAGGAGGCGATCGCCCGGCTCAAGGAGCTGCACGCCGCCTACCGCGAGGAGTACGCCGCCTACTACGAGCGCCACGCCCTGCCCGACTCCCCCGCCATGCGCGGGGCCGACCCGGCGATCGTGCTCGTGCCCGGGGTCGGCATGTTCTCCTTCGGCAAGGACAAGCAGACCGCCCGCGTGGCCGGCGAGTTCTACGTCAACGCGATCAACGTGATGCGCGGGGCCGAGGCGGTCTCGACGTACGCGCCGATCGAGGAGTCGGAGAAGTTCCGCATCGAGTACTGGGCGCTGGAGGAGGCCAAGCTCCGGCGGATGCCGAAGCCGAAGCCGCTGGCCACGCGCGTCGCGCTCGTCACCGGCGCCGGCAGCGGGATCGGCAGGGCCATCGCGCGCCGGCTCGCGGCCGAGGGGGCGTGTGTCGTCGTCGCCGATCTCGACGCCGAGAACGCCGGGGCCGTCGCGGAGGAGCTCGGCGGGCCCGACAAGGCCGTCGCCGTCACCGTGGACGTCACCTCGGAGGAGCAGATCGCCGAGGCGTTCAAGGCGGCCGTCCTGGCCTTCGGCGGCGTCGACCTCGTGGTCAACAACGCCGGGATCTCCATCTCCAAGCCGCTGCTCGAGACCTCCGCCAAGGACTGGGACCTTCAGCACGACATCATGGCGCGCGGTTCCTTCCTCGTCTCGCGCGAGGCGGCCCGGATGATGATCGCGCAGGGTCTGGGCGGCGACATCGTCTACATCGCGTCCAAGAACGCCGTCTTCGCCGGGCCGAACAACATCGCCTACTCCGCCACCAAGGCGGACCAGGCCCATCAGGTGCGGCTGCTGGCGGCCGAGCTGGGCGAGCACGGCATCCGCGTCAACGGGGTCAACCCGGACGGGGTGGTCCGCGGATCCGGGATCTTCGCGGGCGGCTGGGGTGCGCAGCGGGCCGCCGTGTACGGGGTGCCGGAGGAGAAGCTCGGCGAGTTCTACGCCCAGCGGACGCTGCTGAAGCGCGAGGTGCTGCCCGAGCACGTCGCGAACGCCGTGTTCGCGCTGACCGGCGGCGAGCTGACGCACACCACCGGGCTGCACGTCCCGGTCGACGCCGGCGTCGCGGCCGCCTTCCTGCGATGA
- a CDS encoding sugar ABC transporter ATP-binding protein, translating to MTHPSDTGPAPVLALRDISKSFGAVRALRNVSLELIPGEVHALAGENGAGKSTLIKALAGVHRPDTGQVLLDGEPVVFHGPGDARDAGIAVIYQEPTLFPDLSIAENIFMGRQPRRALGRIDHRATRDATAALMRRLGVDLDPDRPARGLSIADQQIVEIAKALSFDARVLIMDEPTAALTGSEVARLFGVVRTLREQGAAVLFISHRLEEIFEICQRVTTLRDGAWIASEPLEGMSEDDLVRRMVGRDLDELYPKQDVTPGQVALSVRRLTREGVFTDVSFEVRHGEIVGLAGLVGAGRTEVARAVFGIDRWDAGEVEVEGRKLTNGAPSTAMAAGLALVPEDRRAQGLVMDMSIERNIGLTGLRTTARAGLMDRGAERSRSLDWAVKLQVKYARIADTVSTLSGGNQQKVVLAKWLATAPKVLIVDEPTRGIDVGTKAEVHRLLSELAADGVAVLMISSDLPEILGMADRVLVMHEGRLTAEIPRSDATEENVMAAATGRVAA from the coding sequence ATGACCCACCCGTCCGACACGGGTCCGGCGCCAGTGCTGGCGCTCAGGGACATCTCGAAGTCCTTCGGCGCGGTGCGTGCCCTCAGGAACGTGTCCCTGGAACTGATTCCGGGTGAGGTGCACGCCCTCGCCGGGGAGAACGGCGCGGGCAAGTCGACCCTCATCAAGGCCCTCGCCGGGGTGCACCGGCCGGACACCGGCCAGGTACTGCTCGACGGCGAGCCAGTCGTCTTCCACGGCCCCGGCGACGCCCGTGACGCCGGCATCGCCGTGATCTACCAGGAGCCGACCCTCTTCCCCGACCTGTCGATCGCCGAGAACATCTTCATGGGCCGCCAGCCGCGGCGCGCCCTCGGCCGCATCGACCACCGGGCCACCCGCGACGCCACCGCCGCCCTGATGCGGCGCCTGGGCGTCGACCTCGACCCCGACCGCCCCGCGCGCGGCCTGTCCATCGCCGACCAGCAGATCGTCGAGATCGCCAAGGCCCTATCCTTCGACGCCCGCGTCCTGATCATGGACGAGCCGACCGCGGCCCTGACCGGCAGCGAGGTGGCCCGCCTCTTCGGCGTCGTCCGCACCCTGCGCGAGCAGGGCGCCGCGGTGCTGTTCATCTCGCACCGCCTGGAGGAGATCTTCGAGATCTGCCAGCGGGTGACGACCCTGCGCGACGGCGCCTGGATCGCCAGCGAGCCGCTGGAGGGCATGAGCGAGGACGACCTCGTCCGCCGCATGGTCGGCCGCGACCTCGACGAGCTCTACCCCAAGCAGGACGTGACCCCGGGCCAGGTCGCCCTCAGCGTGCGCCGGCTGACCCGCGAGGGCGTCTTCACCGACGTCTCCTTCGAGGTGCGCCACGGCGAGATCGTCGGCCTCGCCGGACTGGTCGGCGCCGGGCGCACCGAGGTCGCCCGGGCCGTCTTCGGCATCGACCGCTGGGACGCCGGCGAGGTCGAGGTCGAGGGACGGAAGCTGACGAACGGCGCCCCGTCCACCGCCATGGCCGCCGGGCTCGCCCTCGTCCCCGAGGACCGGCGTGCCCAGGGCCTGGTGATGGACATGTCCATCGAGCGCAACATCGGCCTCACGGGCCTGCGTACGACCGCCAGGGCCGGCCTGATGGACCGCGGCGCCGAACGCAGCCGCTCCCTCGACTGGGCCGTCAAGCTCCAGGTCAAGTACGCCCGGATCGCCGACACCGTCTCCACGCTCTCCGGCGGCAACCAGCAGAAGGTGGTCCTCGCCAAGTGGCTCGCCACCGCCCCCAAGGTGCTCATCGTCGACGAGCCGACGCGCGGCATCGACGTCGGCACCAAGGCGGAGGTGCACCGGCTGCTGAGCGAGCTGGCCGCCGACGGGGTCGCCGTCCTGATGATCTCCTCCGACCTGCCCGAGATCCTCGGCATGGCCGACCGCGTGCTCGTGATGCACGAGGGCCGGCTCACCGCCGAGATCCCCCGCTCCGACGCCACCGAGGAAAACGTGATGGCCGCAGCCACGGGGAGGGTCGCCGCGTGA
- a CDS encoding rhamnulokinase family protein yields the protein MSADVRTYAAVDLGASSGRVMAGRVGPDSLELTEAHRFPNRPVRLPEGLRWDVLALYAGVLDGLRAAGRVDSVGIDSWAVDYGLLDADGALLGNPVHYRDARTEGVAEKVWATVPAAELYAATGIQYAPFNTVYQLAAARSTSPLAAAKRLLLIPDLLTYWLTGTQGTELTNASTTQLLDPRTQDWSYDVAARLGIDLDLFAPLRRPGDPAGELRPEVLEETGLRGPVPVTTVGSHDTASAVAAVPATGERFAYICTGTWSLAGLELDAPVLGEESRAANFTNELGLDGTVRYLRNIMGLWLLQECLRAWGAPDLGELLREAAKVPALRSVVDAQDAAFLAPGRMPERIAAACRASGQPVPASPAEITRCILDSLALAHRRAVTDAQRLAGHAVDVVHVVGGGTRNALLCQLTADACGLPVVAGPTEAAALGNVLVQARAQGLVGDRAEMRRLLSRTQSLTRYEPRGDAAAWRAAEARLAATS from the coding sequence ATGAGCGCGGACGTGAGGACGTACGCCGCGGTCGACCTCGGCGCGTCCAGCGGACGGGTCATGGCCGGCCGTGTCGGCCCCGACTCCCTGGAGCTGACCGAGGCCCACCGCTTCCCCAACCGGCCCGTGCGGCTCCCGGAGGGGCTGCGCTGGGACGTACTGGCGCTGTACGCCGGGGTGCTGGACGGGCTGCGGGCCGCGGGCCGGGTGGATTCCGTGGGCATCGACAGCTGGGCCGTCGACTACGGCCTGCTGGACGCGGACGGCGCCCTGCTGGGCAACCCCGTGCACTACCGTGACGCCCGTACCGAGGGCGTCGCGGAGAAGGTGTGGGCTACGGTGCCCGCCGCCGAGCTGTACGCGGCGACCGGGATCCAGTACGCGCCCTTCAACACCGTGTACCAGCTGGCGGCGGCCCGCTCCACGTCCCCACTGGCCGCGGCGAAGCGCCTGTTGCTCATCCCGGACCTGCTGACGTACTGGCTCACGGGCACACAGGGCACGGAGCTGACCAACGCCTCCACCACCCAGCTCCTCGACCCGCGCACCCAGGACTGGTCCTACGACGTCGCGGCCCGGCTGGGCATCGACCTGGACCTGTTCGCACCGCTGCGCCGGCCGGGCGATCCGGCGGGTGAGCTGCGGCCGGAGGTGCTGGAGGAGACCGGGCTGAGAGGGCCGGTGCCGGTGACGACGGTCGGCTCGCACGACACGGCGTCCGCGGTGGCCGCCGTGCCGGCCACCGGCGAGCGGTTCGCGTACATCTGTACGGGCACCTGGTCGCTGGCGGGGCTCGAGCTGGACGCCCCCGTCCTCGGCGAGGAGAGCCGCGCCGCCAACTTCACCAACGAGCTGGGACTCGACGGCACGGTCCGCTATCTGCGCAACATCATGGGACTGTGGCTGCTCCAGGAGTGCCTGCGGGCCTGGGGCGCCCCCGACCTGGGCGAGCTGCTGCGGGAGGCGGCCAAGGTGCCCGCCCTGCGGTCGGTCGTGGACGCGCAGGACGCCGCCTTCCTGGCGCCGGGCCGGATGCCGGAGCGGATCGCGGCGGCCTGCCGGGCCTCGGGGCAGCCCGTGCCCGCCTCCCCCGCCGAGATCACCCGCTGCATCCTGGACTCCCTCGCCCTCGCCCACCGCCGGGCGGTCACCGACGCTCAGCGGCTCGCCGGCCATGCCGTCGACGTGGTGCACGTCGTGGGCGGCGGCACCCGCAACGCGCTGCTGTGCCAGCTGACCGCCGACGCCTGCGGGCTGCCGGTGGTGGCCGGCCCGACGGAGGCGGCGGCCCTGGGCAACGTCCTGGTGCAGGCGCGGGCGCAAGGGCTCGTCGGCGACCGCGCCGAAATGCGGCGCCTGCTCTCCCGGACACAGTCGTTGACGCGGTACGAACCGCGCGGCGACGCGGCGGCCTGGAGGGCGGCCGAGGCACGGCTCGCCGCCACATCATGA